Proteins from a genomic interval of Oncorhynchus mykiss isolate Arlee chromosome 21, USDA_OmykA_1.1, whole genome shotgun sequence:
- the LOC118942945 gene encoding uncharacterized protein LOC118942945, with protein sequence MIRMCAALPTVSMVLLDKTLQYSSVAKECLLLLLSLCVCVCVCVCVCVTFPGFLLSIHSPLPLFFLSLSLSSSPGSLSIFLPLLLLSLSLYLSLFFFSWLLINLSPTSPQSLSLSSSPGSLSIFLPLILSLSLSLFFSWLLINLSPTYPPQSLSLSLSFSWLLINLSPTSPPQSLSLFFFSWLLINLSPTSPPQFLSLSPSPGSLSIFLPLLLLSLSLSLSSSLGSLSIFLPLLLLSLSLSSSSPGYLSIFLPLLLLSFSLSLLLLAPYQSFSHFSSSVSLSLSLSSSLGSLSVFLPLLLLSLSLSLFFSWLLINLSPTSPPQSLLNPCCHWLLHLYFSFFPMSLSLDVSLTQCCMSVSLNV encoded by the coding sequence ATGATTAGAATGTGTGCTGCTCTGCCTACTGTTTCAATGGTATTATTAGACAAGACCCTGCAATATTCTAGTGTAGCCAAGGAGTGCCTCttactgcttctctctctgtgtgtgtgtgtgtgtgtgtgtgtgtgtgtgtgtgtgaccttccCAGGATTTTTGTTGTCTatccactcccctctccctctattttttctctctctctctctctcttcttctcctggcTCCTTATCAATCTTTCTCCCActtctcctcctcagtctctctctctatctctctctcttcttcttctcctggcTCCTTATCAATCTTTCTCCCacttctcctcagtctctctctctctcttcttctcctggcTCCTTATCAATCTTTCTCCCACTtatcctcagtctctctctctctctcttcttctcctggcTCCTTATCAATCTTTCTCCCACTTatcctcctcagtctctctctctctctctctccttctcctggcTCCTTATCAATCTTTCTCCCActtctcctcctcagtctctctctctcttcttcttctcctggcTACTTATCAATCTTTCTCCCACTTCTCctcctcagtttctctctctctctccttctcctggcTCCTTATCAATCTTTCTCCCActtctcctcctcagtctctctctctctctctcttcttctcttggcTCCTTATCAATCTTTCTCCCActtctcctcctcagtctctctctctcttcttcttctcctggcTACTTATCAATCTTTCTCCCACTTCTCctcctcagtttctctctctctctccttctcctggcTCCTTATCAATCTTTCTCCCActtctcctcctcagtctctctctctctctctctctcttcttctcttggcTCCTTATCAGTCTTTCTCCCActtctcctcctcagtctctctctctctctcttcttctcctggcTCCTTATCAATCTTTCTCCCActtctcctcctcagtctctcttAAATCCTTGTTGTCACTGGCTCTTACACCTATACTTCTCTTTTTtcccaatgtctctctctcttgatgtttctctcacacagtgctgcatgtctgtctctctgaatgTTTAA